The Penaeus chinensis breed Huanghai No. 1 chromosome 21, ASM1920278v2, whole genome shotgun sequence genome has a window encoding:
- the LOC125036570 gene encoding cubilin-like: MILHLVVAAAMAVATTRAWPISPLGDYLRGEIENQNVTCGDDVKFWVHKDSIKLNFLGSTSHLGIPPSCSVKIRIDVDDLSLEKYGLRFTGVFDFKDQLNVNEECSSSSLTITDMDDEQDETGTKTVTCGHGEVTYHTSQDSTNVQFVTGPQGATGLGFSLLVEPHYLCGGRVTTSTTISSPDYPKPYPIDIGCFWFIQGEEITLRFLDFDLYPKKCNDLLEIQTLQGERDVYCASKMMGKVMKYNGPIYMKFRSSKRRANVNKGFNCKVSIKSSKKSLPNMLSKFYEE, from the exons CTGGtcgtggcggcggcgatggccgTGGCCACTACCCGCGCCTGGCCCATTTCGCCTCTGGGGGACTATCTGCGAG GAGAAATAGAAAATCAGAATGTTACTTGCGGGGACGACGTCAAATTTTGGGTTCATAAAGATTCAATTAAACTAAACTTCCTCGGCTCGACCTCCCACCTTGGTATCCCCCCCAGCTGCTCCGTCAAAATTCGCATCGATGTGGAC GACCTAAGTCTTGAGAAATACGGTCTGCGGTTCACGGGGGTTTTCGACTTCAAAGACCAACTCAATGTCAACGAGGAGTGTTCCTCTTCCAGCCTAACAATCACCGACATGGATGATGAGCAGGACGAAACGGGAACAAAGACTGT CACCTGCGGCCACGGAGAAGTCACCTACCACACCTCGCAGGACTCGACTAACGTCCAATTCGTAACGGGTCCTCAGGGCGCCACTGGACTCGGCTTCAGTCTCTTGGTTGAGCCGCATTACCTCTGCGGGGGACGCGTCACTACGAGCACGACCATTAGCTCACCTGATTATCCTAAGCCTTACCCGATCGATATAGGTTGTTTCTGGTTCATACAG GGCGAAGAGATAACACTTCGTTTTCTAGATTTCGATCTCTATCCGAAAAAATGCAACGACTTACTTGAGATCCAGACTTTGCAAGGCGAACGCGACGTCTATTGCGCATCGAAAATGATGGGCAAAGTCATGAA ATACAATGGGCCAATTTATATGAAATTCCGGTCTTCGAAACGTCGGGCGAATGTGAATAAAGGATTTAACTGCAAAGTTTCTATTAAGTCTTCAAAGAAGAGTTTGCCAAATATGTTATCAAAGTTTTATGAAGAGTAA